tgtctttttttctttaatttatgatgtgtgtttaaataattttatttaaaagcttgagaaattaaagtttattgctttgatacgatgtacccacattattatgccatataatggtctcaaaaatgttgtcaataatatcgattattgaCAGTAATTtctaggacaattatcgtccagtaAACAGGAAACGCAaacgtgacaggcctacttgaaTGCATCATTCCTTCAAATCCAACCCACATGCATTAAATGCTCACCTGCAGTCCAGGTATCTGTTGTGGTGGTAGATGGTCAGACTTGTGAGTTTGCCCTGCAGCTCGCCAACACTGGGTTTGTCGGTCACGTTGGTGCACAGCAGCAGACCACACAGGACGTCCctatggaggacgaggaggaacttCAGTATTTCTGGCCCTTCGATATGGCTGCACTGTTCACTCACTGTTTGTTACAATGCATCCATCCCTGGCCGCCAGGCTCGGGACCACAGTTTCCTTTCTCGGTGCCCTCTGCATTGAGCTTTTCATAACAGAACCTGTCAGCGGAGTCTGAGAGGAAAAGCGTCGTTGATAAAGAGATGATTGACAGTAAAGTCAATCAGTACAATagaaaaatgcttttattattattattctattttaaaaagtgttcaTTTTGCTGCAtaactataaaatgtatttaataattaAGGATATATTTTAAGTCATAACTTAGCTGATTAATAACACTGTAAAAATATCATTGTCATaatcattattataatatattaattgTTCATAATTGGTCATTTAGAAACACAATACTTTATTTAATAATCAAGGTTTAAttgtcatatttattattattagtgttaacTCAGctgactattttattttaaaaaatatgtattattattagacaACGGTAATTTAGTTGCATTCTACAACTTAACAGGTGtgattattaacatttttatgattaaaGTGTGAGCTGACTGTTTTATTGCAAAAATATACTCATTGCAAAAAATGGTAATTTTATTGcataatataatttatttaataactAAGATTTATGATTTGATGATATGATTTGATGATTAGTTTAGCAGATTCAGGTATCATATTAACACGATAATTCTTGctatcattttatatatatatatatatatatatatatataatattcttttatttttttatatattttttttcattttcttttaatattattttatgtttatttttttaagtgttaattTAGTTGCATAATACAATTTATTGTGTGAAGTATCAATTCTTCATCAAAAAAGTTTTAACTTAGCTGACTGATAATATCCATTATATATTTGATAAtgtcaataatatattttatttaaaaaaatatttcttatttttagtcAGGGTTCGAGACAAAATACATTATTGACTGTATAGATTTCAACACTGAGCAGTTCCTACTCCGGCCACTAGTGGGCGACTTAACACGCTTACTGTAGCCCCACAGGCTTCTGCACTGGGTGTCTCTGGTCTTACAGCGGCCTCCATAGCAACGAccctgaagaagaaaaagacgtTCAAGGTCACAATGGAGGGAATAGGAGGAGTTTAACAAGACATGgccaccgtgtgtgtgtgtgtgtgtgtgtgcgtgtgtgtgtgtgtatacacgtATGACTTTACCTGTCCGGCCTCACATGTGTAGCCATCCAGTTTGTTGACGTTGTGAGGACACTTCAGAGAGTGTAAAGCACATACGTAAAATGTGTAACGCTTTCTTTAGAAAGTGATTGTGTGATCACGTTGTCCTACCTGGCTGGAGTCACCTGTGCAGGTTTCAGGGATGTCACAGTCGTTAACGGCCTCGCGACACGTCACTCCTCTCAGCTCGTACTGAGGCCACACGAGGAAAAACACCGTTAAGAACATACTTGTAGCGGAACCCTCGGCCACAAAGTGAACGTTGCTCACCTTGCAGTCGCGGCAGCAGAGGCCGTTGCTGCACATTGCATTGTGGGTAAGTGTGCATTTCTTGCAGCAGTTGGCGCCACTACGGGCACAGTCCTGTATAAAAGGGGAACTATCATACTTGTAAACTACACAACAATAATGGCAATAATAAAGTGGTGATTAAAGGAGAAGTTACCACTAGTGATCCACAGTCGCACTCCTCTCCCAGCTCTACGTAGCCATTGCCGCACTCAGGCGGGTCCAGCAGCTGCAACATTCAACAGTCTGACTGAACAAACTTTCTACAAAAAACAgtatcctgatcaaaattttaagaccagttgaaaaattgcaagaattttcatGTTGCACTGTTAAATCGtatggaggttctaagtagagtttcaaaatgcaaaaagaagaaatggaagtgaaattaaaaaatgtattaaagtgaaataggctgttcatcagctgatcaaaagtttaaaatcgTGGCTCAAGAAAACTCAAAACCACCCCAAAATAGTCCACTTAAATTGTCAAAAAAGGACGCAGTAATGAGGAGCtacgccattcttgttaatcacctcaaaaattggtgtgggcatgcttgatgtgaatgtttccaggaggctcgtgggaacattgctccaagtggtgaagatggcttcacgaagcgcatccactgtctggaactgatggccatttttataaacttcccttgccatccatccccaaatgttctcaattggatttagatcaggggaacatgcaggatggtccaaaagagtgactttATCCCTTTGGAAGAAGTCCTgagtcaggcaggcattgtgaagtgctGCGTTCTTCTGTTGAAAAACTCAGTCATTACCTCACaaacgagggccttcagtcatgagggattccccctgcaacatctccacatagccagctgccatttgacgcccctgcacaacctaaagctccattgttccattgaaggaaaaaccaCAAAGATtatgatggcaccccctccactgtgctgtgtggaaaacatctcaaggttatatttttccccatcagagaataaaactttcttccaccttttagtgCCCCATgcttggtgctctcgtgcaaattcctaATGGCAATTtgatggtgttgaaggagagTGAGGCCCTCGAGGAcgctttttgttcttaaaacccttctctcacagatgctgtCTAATGGTTTTACTGGACTGCAATCAGCACAAGTAACAACCTTCACTTGGGCCGAGTTTTGTcccatgtcttgacggacagctgtcggatcctccggctcagggctggtgacatttttttgggtctactacttgatttttttgttccataaccctcaggatctttaagaagtttcacatgactgtcttactgcgtccaacctcaacAGCAAAGGTGTgttgcgagaggccttgcttatgcagctcaacaatccaatcgcattcaaagagagaaagtttttttgcctttgccatcaagagatcatgacagtgtgaatacctgacagaaaatgacattgaatccacatttttgccaagattttgacttttaaaggctgtggtcttgaACTTGTAATCAgccgatgaacagcctatttcacttcaaaccttgtttgcaataacttgcttcctcaaaatgttttctgtctcactctcatttcttatgtttccattttgaagctctacttagacctccttaagatccaacagtgcaatatggaaattatttccatttttcaactggccttcaaattttgatcaagagtgtatatGTGGCTTGCACTCGCAGGTAATATTAATAGATaaacatcaatccatccattttatatgctgTTTGTCCtaactagggttgcaggggcacgctggagcctatcccagctgactttgggcaagaggcggggtacactaatacagtatttaggcataatttggtaatggtaataataatggtaataaaaTCTGGTTCATTGTTAGAGAGTAAAGAGACAACATTGAGTTTCTACAATATTTCTTGGCCCGCCATCCCTCACCTTGCTGGGCTTGTTGAACAAGCAGCTGCCACCCCCTTGCTGCAGGAAGCGAAGATATTCGTCAACGCTGCAACGAGAGAACTTCCTAGGCAGGTAATAACtaatgaattaaaaacacatacacacacagaaatgataCGTTCATATTAGTTTGTCAGACAAAATTGCTAAACACTCAATATATAAAGTATTAGTCAAATGTTTGAATTACTTCCTCATGTTATtcaatgagaaggtgtgtctaaACTGCatctaaatactgtatttatttgttcttaCCCGGTGTCCTCCATGATGCACCCCAACCACGGGTCTGGACACCTGCAGTCTCCTGACCACACAAATGAAACACACTAATAGGAGAATGGCGCACATTCAGACCTGCACCAAGCCAAACAACTATGCAATGTCAcagattgaaaaaaacaaagcctTTTTGGTGCATTATTCACAAGAAAGTAAAGAAAAGGACGAGGAAAAAAACGACaagatttgcatgttttccttcGATTATGCCCCACACCTCCACAGAGTCGTGTGTGAATCCCTTAACAGTGCAAGGAACCATGTTTGGTAACATTTGGTAACATTTGAGGCACAGTgtattttccccccaaaaataatgataacaaaaaaattaattataatatatatatattttgtacatatattttaaaataatttagaattaattgtacttttccactttattttaaaataattattaaatcatatttttattacacaaaatgcataaaaaatatattaataaaaatgataatgaaATAATCCACTATTCTAAAAAGTATAATACAAGTATTCTATAAAGtatgaaatatatttataatttaaaattaattacattacttgttattcttttttaaaacaattattaagTAAGAATATTTTATATCAGGCACATAACCCTTGTAAAAACTtaagtatataaataaaaatgacactgaaataattatctataaaataaaagattacatttataaataaattacaataaaatataatattatttatcattaaattattattaaagcaTATAATTTCAtctcggccgcacggtggtctagtggttggcCAACActgtaacagcttggagatcgggaagacatgggttcgattctcccctgggcatttctgtgtggagtttgcatgttctccccgtgtgtgtgtgggttttctccgggtactccggtttcctcccacattccaaaaacatgcatgttaggttaattggagactctaaattgtccataggtatgaatgtgagtgtgaatgcttgtttgtctatatgtgccctgtgattggctggccaccagtccagggtgtaccctcgcctgccgcttcttcctcattagggtcgcaggtatgcctgagcctatcccagctgactttggctgagaggcggggtacaccctggactggtcgccagccaatggcagggcgcatatagacaaacaaccattcacactcacattcatacctatggacaatttagagtctccaattaacctaacatgcatgtttttggaatgtgggaggaaaccggagtacccggagaaaacccacacacacggggagaacagtcaggcagacgctacaggagtttgaagtccaggaccacaaggctggcaaacagcttttacccacaggccatcagactgctcaacgaagcactcacacacgccgcacgcaacacacgcacacactcataacactttatttatttatttatttgtattatttatctgtattaatgtctcatctgttgttgttgcttaatttattggtatttatgtttcttatgttcttattctttttcttgtgttttctttcttttcttgggagaatgaacagaataagaatttcattgcatagtataagtgcctgttttactatgcatatgacagtaaaaatcttgaattttgaatcttgaacatgctccacacagagatgacacTGAAATAACTAATTCTAAAATAagaaattatatttataaatacatacaaatattaatACTTTATGATTTTGAAAATAATAGTATTTTATTTCAGGCACACAACCCatataaaaatgaatatataaatacaaataatgacactaaaatgattataaaataatttattacactgtatgtataaataaaCTACAATTATTTCTACTACTTTTTGATACTAATCTTTTATTTCATGCACATAACCCATATAAAaccatttaaaataaatcaaaagtaGATTATTAAAACTCTAATagaaaaatattaacaataataataaagtaataaaacgTCTTGCTATGTTCTGTGAGTTGGTAAAAGTGCTTTGTTAGCGTTGCATTCGAGAGTCACTGTGCTGACCTGCGGCAGGTCTGTCCTTGTTCCTCAGCATGCCGATGTTCTGACCCAGGCTCTGGCACAGTGTGATGGCCACCGGACCTACAGCGCCAAACTGAAAAAGAAAGTTATCTTGGGAAAAACCtcgcaaaaaaggaaaaaaattatgaagGTCTTTACCTCGTTGATGCCGCCGCCCCTGCTGAGGGAGCAGACGCCGCCGATGTAGGCGGCCTCGCTGCGGCTGCTCATGAACGTCCTCCCGCTGCGAGGAGACACGGGGAGCTTGAAGCATGAGAACTATGAGAAACTTGGGGGAAATCAAACACAGAGAGTGAAGGCGGGCCAACCCACGAGAGGAGGTGCACGGCGTCGCAGCGTTCCCGGATGCTGGCCTTCCTGTACTTCATGAAGTCACGTAGCGTGAGCAGGGGGTCGTCACCCACCGAGATGCGGTTTTCAGAGGACCAGGTTTCCATGGCGACCAGGACGATGCGTGTGTTGAGCTGCTCCTTGTAAATCTGCACAGGACGGTACGTTAAAGTCATTAACATCAGATTTGAAACAGGCTTCTATGTGACAGCAGTCACAAGCAAGCGGCAGTAAAGAGCACTGTATTTTCAAGCCGAacatttattgcaatttttggTCATTTCAAGTAATTTTTAGGCAGCAGACAACAGTGCAGGTTATCATAAATATCAGGGTGTTTACTTAGCTAAATACAAAGAGGATGACGCGTTGATTGCAAGTAGGCACCCAGCGACTATAGGAGAGTCTGCCATTAACTGACAgagtttcccctaggatttttgaagctgtggtggtgggctacaTGGGAAGGTGGACTGCCGCCACTGTGTCGtaccgctgctgcgtctgcatctttttttcatgacaaacagcaattttttattacttttttatggATTAACTTATCTATTTAACATTATTCAACAACCAGcggaacatgaaccgagaacattgcaaaactgttaatttattGGCAAAGCttctgagagcacttaaagtgagagtcGAGcttccttttgttacctgacttatttagtccaatagttcTATGTCACTAGTACAAAACTagcacaacattttgtactatttgacacaaacctaaatttaatttgatgtctgTTTTACAGTAATACGAAtgcatgggaaatgaattgttcaatcaTATATTTAGTTcgaaataacacaattaacaaaataacaatttaaatatttttgttatagaaatctgtcctgtataaacagtataacaAATTCGGAgcccagggttatgatagcacaggtgtatccaacttgcagcactatttAAACTActatgacaaaaagaaagtagagttgagctatttttgttttatgtgacataagaaacaaaatgaaagtcaacacaagacgtgtcgccTATCTGGTCACATGTGCGCAAGTGCAGACAGGAGATTCCGGTGCacgcttatcaaaataaagcgcagtgaaacattttatgatattttagatagttttcaaagtaattgtggtcaatatgtgcatacataataatctatatatgtatctatatagcatatacagtatacccatTCATACAACATATTACTTAGAAGAGTAAAAGATGAAAGCATACTGCATCCGCCATGTTCACCACCGCCTTGGCAAAGTTCTTTGTCAGAGATGTGGACCGACGCTGCTGGACAAACTGGAGAGCAGAAAATGTTCATtgaaaagaagaagagaaaagagctGAGGGAATGATTTTTGTATAAAAGAGTCATGCTTCACTGTAGAAGCTGTAAAGCTCACCAGTTCATGGTCATTTATGACCATCAGCTCAATGTATTTGGTCTCTGACTGCACGGTGCGCTGACCACCCCGCACCTGCAGGCAACATACACAGAAATGGATCCTTGTAAAAGCATGTGCACAGTTTTTCATATAGCAACCACAATTTCATTTTTGCATCGGTTAGATATTCTTAAAAGAAAATTCCCTTTAAATTATGGAAAACACTTTCTTGGTGAACAAATTCAATCAatataaagcaaaaatatttgagTTAATTGAACTCTTAAAATGgtatattaattaaattatgaataacattaagtaaataaattgtgaatgaaataaatataaaggtTATTAAAACATGGACATTGTTATGAAAtcaatttttttatatatatttttacaaattaatttctatttttatttgtatttaaattatCTGGGCGTTCTTAagcattaatattaattaaaaagtcTGAGTTTATAGAGTATAGATTCTGAAGATtccaataaagttcaagtgagctaGTATACAGCTCTGACTGCCCAAGTTTGTAACTGGGAAAagtcaatttaaaaaattacaaaaaacaaaaataaataaataaaaataacatgttatattaaaacatttgtattattaGTGATTAAGAATGTAATCTTTAACATATGTTATTGGTTCTTGGCATTTGCATTCTTTGCATTGCAATTTAAATTGAAAGTCAATAAATATGTCCAGATATTGTGCTAGGCTGCACtttggcccagtggttagcatgttggcctcacagtcaggagctcGACGGTTCAAATGGAGCGGAGGAGTTTGCATTAGTCCCCCCGTGGATGAGTTTTGTTCGAGTACTCCGCCTtacccccacattccaaaaacatgcatgttaggttaactggagtccataagtatgaatgtgagtgtgaatggttggttgtatatacagtatgtgccctgggattggctggtgaccagtccagggtgtaccacgcctgtcacccaaagtcagctgggataggctccagctcacctgtgaccctaatgagggcaaGCGGTGTAGAAAACAAATGGATAGATACTGTATTTCCAACTCCATAGAATTTAATCAAATCTGGTTATAATTTCCTGTGATTATTTAGAGTAGTGTTAGATTTTATTCCGTTGGACATTGAATAAATTGTGGTTATGGATAAAAAaacctggggaaaaaaacatctaatAGAATATTAATGACTAAACCAACAGACTAAAACATAAGAGTGAGAGTGACTGACTTGTCTTTTTGAGCGTCTCAAACCGTTAGTGAGCTTTGACTTCTCCTGCTCAGACAAGTCGGCTCCATCCTGCCTGTTCCTGTCACCCTCATCAGCAGCACCGCCGCCGCCTGTCTGCCCTTCAGGCTGGGTGTTATTCACGGTGCATTCTGGGAAACACAGTCAAAGAGAGAGAGCGTCAAGAAAACAAAGGCTTAGTCATCACGAGATTATTTTTGGTGTGCACTCATATCCAGGAGAAATCAATAGCACATGAGCCACGGATGCTAAATGAGGTGGAGAGGGTTCGGGTAACAGGATGGGAAGGTGAGGACATGTCCTGATGAGACGGGGAGTGTCATTGCAGCCTTTCAGTGAAGCTCcatcaggagaaaaaaggaccAGAATGAGACGTGTGATCCTACCTGGACAAGGAGGTGGGAGTAGGTGGATGTGAGGCATGCGATACACAACGTGGTCCACCTAGGACACAACAAAACTAAATGTTTGATTGGGACACTATATTTTGTAGGGGTGTATTGTCGTTGTAGTgtaaacatacaacaaaataagCGCAGCAACAGATAGGAGATTGgagtataaaatatatgaaaactgaaaagaaaaatatgtacaaatggaggaaaaccatgtcaacaaactgctgaTGTCTGTCAGCCAATCCAGGAAGCAttgacataaacgggttccaccatcatattttttttccataaagcattacattacattataaagTGCTCCACTTGACTTTCAGAAGTTTTTATCGGCGAGGAGAGCTCAGCTGATGCATAATTAATCATTCAATCAGCCACTCAGCAGGCGGCCATAATGGCAAGTTGTACACTGGAGCTGGAGATGAATAGTTTATGAAAATCTGACATATAAAGCCAAGGACACAACTAAAAGAGAGGGGGTGGGGCGATTGAGAAGAAGAGCTGCTATTGATCCGTCTGCTCTCATCTATTCTATGTAATAGAGCTCTATCACTAATGGAAAACGAGCTCTTATACATATACGCATATCTTCACCTCTGAACCATGAAACTGAACTATATTTGGAAAGTACAAGTCAAAGTCAACTCAAGTCAAAGGCAAACATTTCACCTCGCCACTGCCCGCAGGTTCGATCCCGTAGGAGACATTCCCGTCCGAGAACATTCCCCTGCAAAGATAACAACACAACAGCGTATAGGAACAGGGGGGTCACAAcatgaggtacacctgcactataGGAGCTGTTAATAAGTAGAGATGCATGTATCCACAATCTTTAAAAGGGACCTATTATAATCATTTTTGGGCCTTTGCAtcgagttctggactcctatagagcacacgataacccacacagaaagctttcgagatcttccagactctgcacctcttcctgcactgtttccttgggtttcctgcctcctgcccaaacggtctgtgtaatttactccacccccagccctcctccaggtacgcctaccgccaagcccactccgctgtgattggtcactctcccaagcgctcctgaggacttccggacagctgccgaaccccttttgtccgattacttacacaaaataaacacaggtaaattgttacttacagcttgctcttctgactcttcaacacgaccaagtaacgttggaaaggtttgcgatttttttctgttttggggGGCAAAACAGTAACTTGAACAATTCATGAATAGCAATAGTAATTATATTGTaccattaaaatatataattttggtTAAAGagctattttttcctttttttgtttttttgtaaaacagtacatttaaaaacaatagtCATGTTTTGggattaaaaatgtcatttgggTTAAAGAGCTTTTGGTGTATTAACCTTTACAGAAACATTAGAAAAACACATACTATGCAATACATAGTacataaacaggaagtactCAAGCTATAATAATGTGCTTTACTATTTCTTTCCAGggtattttgtaaaaaagtaggtttaaacattttatgaataacaataattatattttaatattatgaaatatcATCTGGGTTAAAGAGCTTTTGGTGTATTAACCT
This sequence is a window from Dunckerocampus dactyliophorus isolate RoL2022-P2 chromosome 2, RoL_Ddac_1.1, whole genome shotgun sequence. Protein-coding genes within it:
- the LOC129176646 gene encoding disintegrin and metalloproteinase domain-containing protein 11-like isoform X1; protein product: MRAVGCLLFAAVFARCSVTVAGLREGWQPPAEDLVQPKRLLHQIHSQEELLHSRLSTRVQNSTTEAQPVHLAHSSFLVEAFGTSFILDLELNHHLLSADYVERHFEDGGQPSQIKGVEHCYYQGRVRGLPDSWAAVSTCHGLWGMFSDGNVSYGIEPAGSGEVDHVVYRMPHIHLLPPPCPECTVNNTQPEGQTGGGGAADEGDRNRQDGADLSEQEKSKLTNGLRRSKRQVRGGQRTVQSETKYIELMVINDHELFVQQRRSTSLTKNFAKAVVNMADAIYKEQLNTRIVLVAMETWSSENRISVGDDPLLTLRDFMKYRKASIRERCDAVHLLSGRTFMSSRSEAAYIGGVCSLSRGGGINEFGAVGPVAITLCQSLGQNIGMLRNKDRPAAGDCRCPDPWLGCIMEDTGYYLPRKFSRCSVDEYLRFLQQGGGSCLFNKPSKLLDPPECGNGYVELGEECDCGSLVDCARSGANCCKKCTLTHNAMCSNGLCCRDCKYELRGVTCREAVNDCDIPETCTGDSSQCPHNVNKLDGYTCEAGQGRCYGGRCKTRDTQCRSLWGYNSADRFCYEKLNAEGTEKGNCGPEPGGQGWMHCNKQDVLCGLLLCTNVTDKPSVGELQGKLTSLTIYHHNRYLDCRGGHAVLDDGLDLGYVEDGTPCGPNMMCLERRCLPVTTFNLSMCPGSSSSRICSHHGTCSNEVKCICDRDYTGKDCSVFDPIPIPTPPEGPEKYKGPSGTNIIIGSVAGAILLAAIVLGGTGWGFKNIRRGRYDPAYES
- the LOC129176646 gene encoding disintegrin and metalloproteinase domain-containing protein 11-like isoform X3 — its product is MRAVGCLLFAAVFARCSVTVAGLREGWQPPAEDLVQPKRLLHQIHSQEELLHSRLSTRVQNSTTEAQPVHLAHSSFLVEAFGTSFILDLELNHHLLSADYVERHFEDGGQPSQIKGVEHCYYQGRVRGLPDSWAAVSTCHGLWGMFSDGNVSYGIEPAGSGEVDHVVYRMPHIHLLPPPCPECTVNNTQPEGQTGGGGAADEGDRNRQDGADLSEQEKSKLTNGLRRSKRQVRGGQRTVQSETKYIELMVINDHELFVQQRRSTSLTKNFAKAVVNMADAIYKEQLNTRIVLVAMETWSSENRISVGDDPLLTLRDFMKYRKASIRERCDAVHLLSGRTFMSSRSEAAYIGGVCSLSRGGGINEFGAVGPVAITLCQSLGQNIGMLRNKDRPAAGDCRCPDPWLGCIMEDTGKFSRCSVDEYLRFLQQGGGSCLFNKPSKLLDPPECGNGYVELGEECDCGSLVDCARSGANCCKKCTLTHNAMCSNGLCCRDCKYELRGVTCREAVNDCDIPETCTGDSSQCPHNVNKLDGYTCEAGQGRCYGGRCKTRDTQCRSLWGYNSADRFCYEKLNAEGTEKGNCGPEPGGQGWMHCNKQDVLCGLLLCTNVTDKPSVGELQGKLTSLTIYHHNRYLDCRGGHAVLDDGLDLGYVEDGTPCGPNMMCLERRCLPVTTFNLSMCPGSSSSRICSHHGTCSNEVKCICDRDYTGKDCSVFDPIPIPTPPEGPEKYKGPSGTNIIIGSVAGAILLAAIVLGGTGWGFKNIRRGRYDPAYES
- the LOC129176646 gene encoding disintegrin and metalloproteinase domain-containing protein 11-like isoform X2 is translated as MRAVGCLLFAAVFARCSVTVAGLREGWQPPAEDLVQPKRLLHQIHSQEELLHSRLSTRVQNSTTEAQPVHLAHSSFLVEAFGTSFILDLELNHHLLSADYVERHFEDGGQPSQIKGVEHCYYQGRVRGLPDSWAAVSTCHGLWGMFSDGNVSYGIEPAGSGEVDHVVYRMPHIHLLPPPCPECTVNNTQPEGQTGGGGAADEGDRNRQDGADLSEQEKSKLTNGLRRSKRQVRGGQRTVQSETKYIELMVINDHELFVQQRRSTSLTKNFAKAVVNMADAIYKEQLNTRIVLVAMETWSSENRISVGDDPLLTLRDFMKYRKASIRERCDAVHLLSGRTFMSSRSEAAYIGGVCSLSRGGGINEFGAVGPVAITLCQSLGQNIGMLRNKDRPAAGDCRCPDPWLGCIMEDTGYYLPRKFSRCSVDEYLRFLQQGGGSCLFNKPSKLLDPPECGNGYVELGEECDCGSLVDCARSGANCCKKCTLTHNAMCSNGLCCRDCKYELRGVTCREAVNDCDIPETCTGDSSQCPHNVNKLDGYTCEAGQGRCYGGRCKTRDTQCRSLWGYNSADRFCYEKLNAEGTEKGNCGPEPGGQGWMHCNKQDVLCGLLLCTNVTDKPSVGELQGKLTSLTIYHHNRYLDCRGGHAVLDDGLDLGYVEDGTPCGPNMMCLERRCLPVTTFNLSMCPGSSSSRICSHHGTCSNEVKCICDRDYTGKDCSVFDPIPIPTPPEGPEKYKGPSGTNIIIGSVAGAILLAAIVLGGTGWGFKNIRRGRSSGV